The following proteins come from a genomic window of Polyangiaceae bacterium:
- a CDS encoding histone H1-like repetitive region-containing protein, translating to MSRTRPAAKKAVKATRGKTGKAKTSSPRKTAKTKTSNARKTTARKAAARKTAVRKTAARKTAVRKATARKTAVRKTAARKTAVRKTAARKTAVRKTAARKTAVRKTATRKSAVRKATARKSAVRKTAARKTAKAKTSNARATTARKTTKTTKGKSRQRVATAARRPAATKAVTPKATAARRPAATKAVMRKATATKAVTPKAAASKVERRSATATARGVPVPSAPVAPGASAADRQPLIGVRVGRLPPRAESRAALPPRPGFSSPHMTRLAVSPTLRREEITQHIWKRVDELAGALGISALRTEQRRAIRSVLEGKDTLVALPSGFGKSACYQVPAQLLPQPVVVVSPRAALGREHHDRLLHRRVPAVRLDASVQNGQRKSALARVAQGGPLIVLTTPDELAGAELSEALARTGIALLVVDDAHTVSEWSDELCGAATLLGSLIARLGSPPMMALLGAAPPAVRHDVVDGLGLRAPTVVDDVALRDNIVFETLEARGEVRQRALVQLVMRLRRPGIIYAGTPREVDAIHAALGAARVPVHRYHPELPAGERVGEQLNFMLPGRRTVMVATSAFAPHAGLVGLGEAHHMDRAPDGFGLGLDKRDVRFVIHWGAPASLEQYAREIGAAGRDGELSHAVILFEPGDSSRNAATLARHRIAAQHLSSFVRALEARAMEATSIAVESLALESGLTRSTADTLALVLDSAGLVSYRAGWLTPSVPTALLMEQARRLATRIGTLRAQDEKRLEAVSRYVGGSPSECRRVALARYFGTAGLARCGKCSACGEPSLVTTTDSDAPRRREPARDFSVTRVDDNRGYDRYQRFEHGYSSDRQKESLTAKLGDFGDALARAR from the coding sequence GTGAGCCGCACCCGCCCCGCCGCCAAGAAGGCCGTCAAGGCGACCCGCGGAAAGACGGGCAAGGCGAAGACGTCGAGCCCGCGCAAGACAGCCAAGACGAAGACGTCGAACGCGCGCAAGACGACAGCGCGCAAAGCCGCCGCGCGCAAGACGGCTGTCCGCAAGACCGCCGCGCGCAAAACGGCTGTCCGCAAAGCCACCGCGCGCAAAACGGCTGTCCGCAAGACCGCCGCGCGCAAAACGGCTGTCCGCAAGACCGCCGCGCGCAAGACGGCTGTCCGCAAGACCGCCGCGCGCAAGACGGCTGTCCGCAAGACCGCCACGCGCAAGTCGGCTGTCCGCAAAGCCACCGCGCGCAAGTCGGCTGTCCGCAAGACCGCCGCGCGCAAGACGGCCAAGGCGAAGACGTCGAACGCGCGGGCGACGACCGCGCGCAAGACGACCAAGACGACCAAGGGGAAGAGCCGGCAGCGCGTGGCGACCGCAGCGCGACGCCCGGCCGCGACGAAGGCAGTGACGCCGAAGGCGACCGCAGCGCGACGCCCGGCCGCGACGAAGGCAGTGATGCGGAAGGCGACCGCGACGAAGGCAGTGACGCCGAAGGCGGCCGCGTCGAAGGTCGAGCGTCGCAGCGCGACGGCGACGGCCCGCGGGGTACCGGTGCCGTCAGCGCCGGTCGCCCCGGGTGCTTCCGCGGCGGACCGACAACCATTGATCGGAGTTCGGGTGGGACGGCTGCCCCCGCGAGCGGAGAGTCGGGCGGCGCTGCCGCCACGCCCCGGGTTTTCGTCGCCCCACATGACCCGCCTCGCGGTGAGCCCCACCCTCCGGCGCGAAGAGATCACGCAGCACATTTGGAAGCGCGTGGACGAGTTGGCCGGCGCCCTCGGCATTTCGGCGCTGCGGACGGAGCAACGTCGCGCCATTCGCTCCGTCCTCGAAGGCAAGGACACGCTGGTGGCGCTGCCCAGCGGCTTCGGCAAGTCGGCTTGCTATCAAGTCCCTGCGCAGCTCTTGCCGCAACCGGTGGTGGTCGTCTCCCCGCGCGCGGCCCTCGGGCGCGAGCATCATGATCGACTGCTCCATCGCCGCGTACCCGCCGTTCGCTTGGACGCGTCGGTGCAGAACGGACAGCGTAAGAGCGCCCTCGCCCGGGTGGCGCAGGGCGGGCCGCTGATCGTGCTGACGACGCCGGACGAGCTGGCCGGCGCGGAGCTTTCGGAGGCCCTTGCGCGCACCGGCATTGCGCTGCTGGTGGTGGACGACGCGCACACCGTGTCCGAATGGTCCGACGAGCTGTGCGGCGCAGCCACGCTGCTCGGAAGCCTCATCGCACGGCTCGGGTCGCCGCCGATGATGGCGCTCTTGGGCGCGGCGCCACCAGCGGTGCGACACGACGTGGTGGACGGTCTCGGCCTGCGCGCGCCCACGGTGGTGGACGACGTCGCCCTGCGCGACAACATCGTGTTCGAGACGCTGGAGGCGCGCGGCGAAGTGCGGCAGCGCGCGCTGGTGCAGCTGGTGATGCGGCTCCGACGCCCCGGCATCATCTACGCCGGCACGCCGCGCGAGGTGGACGCCATTCACGCTGCCCTCGGGGCGGCGCGAGTGCCGGTGCATCGCTATCATCCCGAGCTTCCCGCCGGGGAGCGCGTCGGCGAGCAGCTGAACTTCATGCTGCCGGGCCGTCGCACCGTGATGGTCGCCACCAGCGCCTTCGCGCCCCACGCCGGGCTCGTCGGACTCGGTGAGGCGCACCACATGGACCGGGCGCCGGATGGCTTCGGGTTGGGCCTCGACAAGCGGGACGTGCGCTTCGTGATTCACTGGGGTGCGCCTGCTTCCCTGGAGCAATACGCCCGCGAGATCGGCGCTGCCGGGCGCGACGGCGAGCTCTCCCACGCCGTGATCCTGTTCGAGCCCGGAGACTCGAGCCGCAATGCGGCCACCCTGGCTCGGCATCGCATCGCTGCGCAGCATCTTTCGTCGTTCGTCCGCGCCTTGGAAGCTCGCGCGATGGAAGCGACGTCCATCGCCGTCGAATCCCTGGCCTTGGAGAGTGGTCTCACTCGAAGCACCGCGGACACTCTCGCGCTGGTGCTCGATTCCGCGGGGCTCGTCAGCTATCGCGCCGGCTGGCTCACGCCTTCGGTGCCCACGGCGTTGCTCATGGAGCAAGCGCGGCGCCTCGCCACGCGCATCGGAACGCTCCGCGCCCAAGACGAAAAGCGTCTCGAAGCGGTATCGCGCTACGTGGGCGGCAGCCCCAGCGAATGTCGCCGGGTCGCCCTGGCGCGCTACTTCGGAACGGCGGGCCTCGCGCGCTGCGGCAAGTGTAGCGCCTGCGGTGAGCCGAGCCTGGTGACGACCACCGACTCCGACGCGCCCCGTCGCCGCGAGCCCGCCCGCGACTTCAGCGTCACCCGCGTGGACGACAACCGGGGCTACGACCGCTACCAGCGCTTCGAGCACGGCTACAGCTCCGACCGCCAGAAGGAGTCGCTCACGGCCAAGCTCGGCGACTTTGGCGACGCCCTGGCCCGCGCCCGCTAG
- a CDS encoding S46 family peptidase: MKPALLFMACVSAVLVSASVRADEGQWMPSQISKLDQGRLAGLGLRLGPADLWNESGGLMRAAVNLSGCTGAFVSEKGLIATNHHCAYRAIQGQSSPEHDYISNGFLAKKLDGELPAKGYTVRVLSHVKDVTQDVVSALKGASDDRSRAEAIEKKKKELVLACETKDARRHCEVNDFYLGKRYELSEYLELEDIRLVYAPPAGIGDYGGEIDNWMWPRHSGDFALLRAYVGKDGKPAEYSKDNVPFSPAEHLRVSAEGVRPGQLVMVFGYPVRTARYLPATEVKRQLEQVLPATVDLYGEWLELLAAQAKRSPAVAIKVAALKKGVANREKNARGMLEGLRRLGLAERREQEAASLAEWAKKPGREASAKALGELAALSAEREKRFSRALLLDNVPRASNLMGLAVHLVRLARERQKPDIERAVGYMTRDEPELWKAAERRLRDFDPEVDAALLATLVVRAKKTNPPLQALASLAAGPNEAAISRALAPKLAASALKNPERAKKLFDAKPSEVDAFSDFLFVAARKLADAIEALEAEERTDTGVLARVGPTYFEMLEAQRGGPVYPDANGTLRLSVATVGGYKPQDGLLALPQTTLMGAVEKATGKAPFALPQKVLDKAEQAKNTFWADSELGDLPLCFLSNADTTGGNSGSPVVNGRGELVGLNFDRVWENIAGDFGYSKARSRNISSDIRYMLWLLDRVDDASPLLRELGVASFRGLPARRPRPASVMRSADGGLRGGPEPTDSERSSCGCRSGPAAPGSAAFGGLLLGALLWLRRRH, encoded by the coding sequence ATGAAACCCGCGCTCCTCTTCATGGCTTGCGTGTCGGCCGTCCTCGTATCCGCCAGCGTGCGCGCCGATGAAGGGCAATGGATGCCCAGCCAGATCTCCAAGCTGGATCAAGGTCGCCTCGCAGGGTTGGGCTTGCGGCTGGGCCCCGCGGACCTGTGGAACGAGAGCGGCGGGTTGATGCGCGCCGCAGTGAACCTTTCCGGCTGCACCGGAGCGTTCGTCTCCGAAAAGGGCCTGATCGCCACCAACCATCACTGCGCCTATCGCGCCATCCAGGGGCAGAGCAGTCCCGAGCACGACTACATTTCAAACGGCTTCTTGGCGAAGAAGCTCGATGGCGAGCTACCGGCCAAGGGCTACACCGTACGCGTCTTGAGCCACGTGAAGGACGTGACCCAAGACGTCGTCAGCGCGTTGAAGGGCGCCTCGGACGATCGCTCTCGGGCGGAAGCGATCGAGAAGAAGAAGAAGGAGCTGGTGCTCGCGTGTGAGACGAAAGATGCGAGGCGCCACTGCGAGGTGAACGACTTCTACCTGGGCAAGCGCTACGAGCTCAGCGAGTACCTCGAGCTCGAGGACATTCGTCTGGTGTATGCGCCCCCTGCGGGCATCGGCGACTACGGCGGCGAGATCGACAACTGGATGTGGCCGCGCCACTCCGGTGATTTTGCCCTGCTTCGGGCCTACGTGGGCAAGGACGGCAAGCCGGCGGAGTACTCGAAGGACAACGTCCCCTTCTCGCCGGCGGAGCACCTGCGGGTCAGCGCCGAGGGTGTGCGACCCGGTCAGCTGGTGATGGTGTTCGGCTACCCCGTGCGCACCGCTCGCTACCTGCCGGCAACGGAGGTGAAGCGCCAGCTCGAGCAGGTGCTCCCCGCCACGGTAGATCTGTACGGAGAGTGGCTCGAGCTCCTGGCCGCGCAAGCGAAGCGAAGCCCCGCCGTCGCGATCAAGGTGGCCGCGCTGAAGAAGGGCGTCGCCAATCGCGAGAAGAACGCGCGGGGCATGTTGGAAGGTTTGCGGCGCCTCGGTCTCGCCGAGCGCCGCGAACAAGAGGCCGCGTCCCTGGCGGAGTGGGCGAAGAAGCCCGGGCGCGAAGCCAGCGCCAAGGCGCTCGGCGAGCTCGCCGCTCTCAGCGCCGAGCGGGAGAAGCGTTTCTCGCGCGCTCTGCTGCTCGACAACGTTCCGCGTGCCAGCAACCTGATGGGCCTCGCCGTTCACCTCGTGCGTCTCGCCCGCGAGCGCCAGAAGCCGGACATCGAGCGCGCCGTCGGCTACATGACGCGGGACGAGCCGGAGCTATGGAAAGCGGCGGAGCGCCGTCTTCGGGATTTCGATCCCGAGGTGGACGCCGCGCTGCTCGCCACCCTCGTGGTGCGTGCCAAGAAGACGAATCCGCCGCTGCAGGCGCTGGCTAGCCTGGCCGCGGGCCCCAATGAGGCCGCCATTTCCCGAGCCCTGGCCCCCAAGCTCGCAGCGTCTGCGCTGAAGAACCCCGAGCGCGCCAAGAAGCTCTTCGACGCCAAGCCCAGCGAGGTGGATGCCTTTTCCGATTTCTTGTTTGTCGCGGCGCGGAAGCTCGCGGACGCCATCGAGGCTCTGGAAGCCGAAGAGCGCACCGACACCGGCGTGCTCGCGCGCGTCGGGCCGACGTATTTCGAGATGCTCGAGGCTCAGCGCGGCGGTCCCGTCTATCCCGACGCCAACGGCACGCTGCGTCTCAGCGTCGCTACCGTGGGCGGCTACAAGCCCCAAGACGGATTGCTCGCGCTGCCACAGACCACGCTCATGGGCGCCGTAGAGAAGGCGACCGGCAAGGCGCCCTTCGCGTTGCCCCAGAAGGTGCTCGACAAGGCGGAGCAGGCGAAGAACACGTTCTGGGCGGACTCGGAGCTCGGGGATCTCCCGCTCTGCTTCCTCTCCAACGCGGACACCACCGGCGGCAACTCCGGCAGTCCCGTCGTCAACGGTCGCGGCGAGCTGGTCGGCCTCAACTTCGACCGCGTGTGGGAGAACATCGCCGGAGACTTCGGCTACAGCAAGGCGCGCTCCCGCAACATCAGCTCGGACATCCGCTACATGCTCTGGCTCCTGGATCGAGTGGACGACGCGTCCCCGCTCCTCCGAGAGCTCGGCGTGGCGAGCTTCCGTGGGCTTCCCGCTCGGCGCCCGCGCCCCGCGTCGGTGATGCGCAGCGCCGATGGCGGCCTCCGCGGCGGGCCGGAGCCCACGGACAGCGAGCGCTCGAGCTGCGGCTGCCGCAGCGGCCCAGCGGCGCCGGGATCTGCCGCTTTCGGTGGCCTACTGCTGGGAGCGCTGCTCTGGCTTCGGCGTCGCCACTGA